Genomic segment of Myxococcus stipitatus:
CTCGGCGCGCCGCCCCGAGATGAACCGCCCGGGAGTGACCTGTTCGACGTGCAGCAGGCCTTCGTCGAGTGGGCCGCCACCTTCCGAGACGTCCAGTTCGTGGCCCGGGTGGGTCGCCAGGAGATGGCGCTGGGGTCAACGCGCTGGGTGGGCATCCGGGATGGAACCAATGTCCGCCAGGCGTTCGACATCGCCCGTCTCACGCTCACGGGAGCGGACTGGAGCGTGGAGGGGTTCGGGGGGGGGCGTGCCCTTGCTCGAACGTGGCGTCCTCGACGATGCGCCGTCGGCACGGCATCCGTTCTGGGGCGTCCACGCGACCGTGGCGGTCCTGCCGGGTGAGCTGTTCTCGGTTGAGACCTTCTACTTGGGGCGCGGTCGTCCTTCGGTGACCTATGGGGATGTGGACGGACGGGAAGTGCGCCATGCCTTCGGCGTGCGAGTCTTTGGGCAGACCGAGGGAGGGTTCGAGTACATCGGGCACGCGCTCGCGCAGTTCGGCACGGTGGGCGATGCTCGGATCCTGGCGTGGGGGCTGGCCGGTGGACTGTGGCAGCGGTTGCCCTTCGCGCCGCTGCGGCTGGGCGTGCGAGCAGACGCGCTGAGTGGGGATGGCCGCGCCGACGATGGGCGGGTCTCCACCTTCCATCCGTACTTCCCGAACCAGACCTTCTTCAGTGCGCTGCCGTTGTTCTACCCGTCGAACCTCT
This window contains:
- a CDS encoding alginate export family protein, whose amino-acid sequence is MLERGVLDDAPSARHPFWGVHATVAVLPGELFSVETFYLGRGRPSVTYGDVDGREVRHAFGVRVFGQTEGGFEYIGHALAQFGTVGDARILAWGLAGGLWQRLPFAPLRLGVRADALSGDGRADDGRVSTFHPYFPNQTFFSALPLFYPSNLFEVHPLVQWELDAVTMEAGCVFFFRQSVHDAVYTAPGGILVPPSVSDARYTGAQLSVSLGYRVTRHFTFSTEYSHVAAGPSLRAVTGGDVDFLGTWTTFTY